The Colius striatus isolate bColStr4 chromosome 9, bColStr4.1.hap1, whole genome shotgun sequence genome contains the following window.
ACTGATCTTGCTTCCTCTTCATTTCAGACTGATTGGGCCAACTTGGGCATGCTAAAACTTGCATTATTCAATAACAATGCAGATCACAAACCAGTTTCTAAACAATTCCATGCCAGACAGAACAGCAAGAGTAGGTTGTTGCAAGCTTTTGgaaaaagctattaaaatattGACATTGTCATCAGAAGTTTCTGGATTGCTTTTCTATGAAAATAATATGAACCTGTTTGATATAGGGGCTGCTTACAATAACTTAAATAGGCTCAAGTGTTGCTGTGTTAATTGGAAGAATGAGCACTTTGTTGTAAAACTAATCTTGTTGTGAGACCTCATATTGTGGAAGGAAGACTGACTGGTTGTTTTCTATTCTCTAAACAGTTGTGGTACTCTGTTGGAATGTGCCTCTGTCATTCGCTACAATGCatgctaaaaataaatgttgtgaACAATTAGGAAAATAAACTATTTCTAAGGGTGGAAGTACTTTGATATGATTGTAAAAACATTAAACAAGGAACATGCATTTAAGTTTTATTGATTAAGCTTTATCAGGAGTTTCTGGAGacctacttaaaaaaaacctcagatttatttgatgtttttcttcaagGAGGCTTTGTATTTGTGTAGTCAGCATCTCTAATTCAAAAAGAGCTTACTGGCATCTTGCAAACATGGAAAAGCTGACATGAAGTACTCAAAGGTGTGAACATTTCTATGTTAGGATAAAATGGGTTGTAGTTTTTTATGTTTTAGTATGTTAACTGCAAAGGCAGTTTTTTATAAGCTTAGACATTAATGCCTAAAGTTAAGTGATTCTCGTGCTTACAGTGCTTTATTTCAAGACATTTCTGATTTTGAATAGGAGCAACAATACACATCCCTTAGCATAATCTAGGGTGTAATACCTGATAATCTTTATATTACATGCTTATTTCTCATTAAATAGACAAGATGTTCTTCAGATTTGGAGAAATGCTAATATGTTTTAAGCTGTGCCTGTAAAATTCCTTTAAAAGATGGcttgattctgtgaaattgttCAAATTCTGTATGACCTAAATGATTTTGTGTGGATCTTAGATACTAGGAACTTTGGTAACTCTCTACCTATCTAGGACTAATTTAATTGCATTTCTATAAATGCTGCTCGTAAATCAATATTggcctttaattttgaaaggtGATTAAGGGCCTGAGTCTTAAATGTTGCTGAAAGGAGCAGTCTTTTCTGTCCTCCCATTGATAACTCCTGTCTCCCTTAAGTTAGCATGAGCACATAATGACTAATTGTTCTGTCTTACTAAATTAATATTACTGCTGATACTAGCAGGAGTGATGTGTATTTACATAGTCATAGAAATTATTCTAAATAAGACTGCTAAGTCAATCCAGGATTTATGATGTTACAACTGTGGATATTAACAGATAAAGGTAACTGTATGTGATTATGCCCTCAGGTTTTCCcaacaggttttttttgagctatttgcagaaagaaaatactgccTGCTTATTCTTTCCTCTTATGGCACTTCTTACAATGCTGTCTTTCCTAAGCTAACACTTACTTCATCTCTGCAGATAAATGATATTTCTTGTCTCATACAGACTGAAAGTTGAAGCACTGAGGTTAAAGTGTACCTGTGCATTTACCTTAAATGGAGACCCATAAGACCAAAACTGGCTTTCTGTTGGTCTTACTGGTCTTAAGTCTGTTGAGATTCAAGCTGACTGTTTTTAGCTTGAGTTAAATTACGAGGTCTTTAAGCTAGTAATGCAAGATCATATAACACTTACGTGGCAGATAAGCACTGCTTCTCCCAGTGCCAGACATATTGTTCCTGACTAAATTAATTCTATTAGTATTAACAGCATCATTTTCTCTTCCCACTGACCAAAAAACACTTGCACGAGATTAGCTGTTCCACATCACTGGAAACCATGGAAAATTGATTCAGGCAGTCATTTTGCATATTGTGTAATGTGGGGTATAAGGTAGGGATGGCTTTGTCATGATTTCCTGTCATTAGGGCTTCACCTCATGTTTCCAAGTGACCCAAGAAATGCCAAATTCTACTTAAGCAAATGACCAGAAAACCATCTGGGAgaacaaaagggaaaattaattcttatctttttttccatcatgTACTTGAGAAGGAGCAGAATGCCATTACTTCAAGGTTCAGCATaaattttccttcatttagTAAGCTTTCAAAGAGCACTTTCAGTCACAATTAGTCTCTTTTGTTAAACTTGCCACTGCAGAGCTGAGTGTTTCTAAAGAAAGCATTGCTTCAATACAcagaaaacagtgaagaaacCTACCACTGCTGAAGTGCAAAACTTCGTATCTCCCTCACAAGAGTTTACCCTCTGAGCAATACTCTTAAGCCTGGGTATCAGGTAAAGCTATTGCATCCCTTACAGGCTGTATCTGCACAGCTCTTCTTTTCCGTTACTCATCATGAAAAATACACTGATTTTGTGTGATGGAAGTTTTAAGTAATTCTTGTACTGCTTGATGGATGAAGTATAAATGTTTTCACAGCAAAATTGTTCATTACTGCAATCTGTGTTATTATTCCAAGCAAGAGCTTCTGAGCATTTTTGTTTGAGCATTACATCACATGTAGAGCCACACATTTTACATGGCTTAGCAGTCTGTTTAATGTTTTCAGTCTACTCTTAAAATGTTGACTAGGAACAAGTCTGAACAGTTGGAGAGGAAGTAATTTGCTCTTGTTGCTCTCAGGAATTACCAAATACAGAGGTCAGAATCTATCCCCACTTCTAGAGTGTGACCCGAGCCAAAGTAGGAAATCTTAATATCTTAACATGTAATTTTACTGCAAACTTAGATAACTGtccaaagaaaaaagtaaaatttcacCTGTCCTTCTAGTAACATTGGAATCTTTGGTTGTGAGGGACACTAAATTATGGAGAATCCCTGTTACTGTCTCAGAGTATGTATCTTCAACATCTGTGTCATCTGCATGGAAAAATCTAAATGTCCCAGGGAATGTACATTTTggccagaaaaagaaagaatcatCTGTACATTAACTTTTCTGAAGCTGAGAAATAATGCATATTGGGATTGCCCCATGGGTAATAAAACTTCTACAGTAGTTAAATCACGTTAGTTGAATTAGTAGTCCTATTGTGGGACTAACAGCATGAATGAGGCAAATAGTTTAATCttgcatattttaaaaggattGCAAATGTATTTCTGATCCTTTATGATCAAGTCAAGCCCTTTCACGTTAGGCATTTAACTTGACACTTATGTTAAGAACCTAGACGCTGAGTAGCTCCTGGAGATAAACATGTTCTTAGGATAGGTACGTCAAATCTCCAGCACAGACATGACAGACAGACTATTAATGACCTGTTTAATAGTTTGACAAGCAAATATTTTGACAtcagttttttttcatttgattctCTCCACATTAAgaaaatgttctggtttagcaaggagcagcttttggcttagtaacagggggagcgggttgcagggaagacccagtaaagagtttttggactctcccccggctcctggattcacacccacctccggcccggctgggccaatctggcgcctctgccagcactatttaggggacgggaatttgaaatgcgacgcaggaggtgtaagagtgacacaagatggaggcgaccacgcggacccttcagccagagaaggaggaaggaaggagaagcaacagaccagagactcctctgcaagccgtggcgagaatgcagctgtgcccctgcagcctatggagatccatggcaggaccgagagttaccagcagctccatgtgagtgagcccggacgggcgagggactgtgtggggaggggccatggcccaggccatgctggagagcctgcacgccgcagagcagccccacacgagaggcagagacgagctgcagcctttggaataagtgcgcatcggagcagcccgtgcagggctgccatgcttgtgagttaccccatggacttgcagggaggactggtgtggagttcacccgtcctgaggagggacaaacggcagaagctatggggaacagactaactgagacctccactgcctgccccccccgaaccgttcagggggggcaaggtaaaaaccccgggatcagggctctgagcccgggaagaggggaggtgtggcaagaaggtgttcttaaaaaggctggttggactcttcattgatgtattactctgggttgtttcattttggttatgttttgggtttttgggggtatgttttagttgatgttgcattaaattatttttctgttttcttccccaaaccgagtggcctggtctgctttgtcctgaaccttaagcggcaattaagctctccctgcccttgagcaattctcagcctctttggtactcgaggctaatcgtggtctttgttccctgatgggcctaaaccacgacagaaaacaacattaagaaaaatgtaCAAAACATTTATCTTCCAAAATTATTTGTCATCCTTTATAACTCATGTGACcacaaagaaataattctttCTAGGTGTTGATTTGCAATTaacttacattttaaaagagctATCAGTCACCAAATTTTTAGAGTAATTCAAAGTTTGGGGTAAGTCAAGTTTAAATTTCTGATTTCAGACACTGCTTTTATTTAAGTAACCTAACGTCTTTCAGTCCTGAATGGTCTGCAACACCTAACTAATTTCTCTATTGAATGCACTGTTTGAAGTGGCTATTTTGAATGCTTAAGGTAGTATTTTTCTAATGCCTACTACCACAACTTCATCTGTTCTGTTGTGACACAATTGCATTTTGCATTTGGTCTCCAAAGGACAAAGTTGCACCAAATATCAGTGGCTCAAATTCTTTATTCCAGTGATGGATTTTTAAGTGTGACTGTGTATTCTCTCACTGTTATCTGGAAGTTATTTCTTTAGTGCTTTcatcattcattcattcatcaCTTTATTGCCTGTTTCATGCTGTGTAGCCCAGTGGTTAGAAAGTAggaagtaattaatttttaacaCAGTAACTTCAAGATTTTTATCACTAGTCACATTATGCTCaaattaagaaaatacattttttaactaCTTGGTTTCTTCTTTTGTAGCATTTCAGAACATCTGTTCTATGGAATTATTAAATAAGAAATTGAAGAAGCTggttcaaaatgaaaaaagggTGGCACTGACAGAACAACTACTGTGCTGGTCTTCCCACTGATCTACATAGAGTAGTTTTTGTTAATCTTTTTTCAGTATGAACATGCATCACATCTAGTGGGGTTTACTGACAATCTTAGAGAAGTCAAAGAGGTcatggggagggaaaaaaaaacccccatgacTATCACAGTAGAGATTTCTCACAGAACACTTGACAAGAAGTATGAGTGGGGCTGGATCATCCATGAGCTGATCAGAGTGAGATAACCTAATTTGCtaacataaaaaattaaaagcttaattttaaaGCTGGTAGTGTGAAGAAGAAATAGCTGTACTTGCTATAGCACTTGGCTCACTTTTAATTCAACATGACCCTCTTTTCCCAGACAGATACATTTTCCAGTCCAAACCTTATGCTAGCCTAAACAAGTGAATTGTTTCAGCTTTCCTGCAGGGCTACCTCAGCACTAATAACTGTGACTGAGGGATGCAAGGGTTTCATTTGGCCTAGGTTTTTAGATTAATAGTTTAATAGCCTTCCTTACAAAATAAAGATGGGGAttgaaaaatattcaaaattacATTCTGAATACTTGTGGCTTGACAGAtcttatttacctttttttacgTACATACCATGAAACAAATATTACTGAAAATCATATTACCATTAGGTGGCACAGCTGTGAATGCATTTGACCTATgggattttcctccttttactTTCCCCACTCCCCAAGAGCCCCAAATGGCTCCCATTCTCCCTCCAGAGCACAGCAGGCGCTTCTCACAACCTGAGACATAAGCAGATCGCTCAtatattgttttgtttctccatGAAGCTTTCCTTATTTATACTTAAGTATTGAGAAGGACTGAGAACACCAGGCTTAACACTTCTCTTTTGGGAATGGAAAATCAAGAAATGGCAAAATGAGAGATCAGCACAGTACTTCTCTGTACTAGCATACTGAGAAACTGCTGGTGGTTACTTAAAAGTGATAGCTGTTCAGGCACAATGCTTTGTCTAGCTCTGCAgactctctcagcctctccattTAGTCCCAACAAAGAATATGCTCTGTACACCTCTGAAATTCAGACGAGGCCCTCAACATTACCCATCCAACAAAGCCAAGAGGCTTCTCCAGCCTAACAAGACAGAGAGATTCTATCTCAGTATGCACAAGCAATCCTTgttcattttcaaacaaaaattttGGGAGACCTATTTGTGATCCCAAATTTAAATTCTACCCTCAGAATGTACAATGATGGCCATCAGAATCACTTGGCTGGTTCCATTCATGCCTATTCATTAAGATGGCTGGGTGCCCATTCACATGGTAGCAGACTATTTTCACTCTGTTGAACTGCCAAGAAGAACAGTTTTTTAAGAATAATCTGCAGTGTTGcaatttcctccttttctggagaaagTTTTTTGCAGCACTGTATTAACACTACATATCTATTTAGTTTAAGAACTTTTGACAAGTTACAGCTCTCAAAAACCACTAATAGAAGTAACAGATTGACCTAAGTCAGATACATGCTGCACCTCCAAACAGCATTAACACCAGAGGGATTTCAAAATGACAATGacaaaataacttttctgtGAGGTGCTTATCTTCATTTAACAAGGCCTTTGTAAGCACCTCAATCTGTTGAAAAGCAACCATCTACAATGCCTGTACAACAGGCTCCATCCAAAAAGGTGTGATGCAACCCCTTTCAAATACTGCTCCAGAACTATTTACTCCAGAACTATACACTTTTTCCTTATTCCAGGACAGTAGTTGGATGGATTTGTgggcagaggagactgagggggagggatctcattagtatttattaGTACATAaatggatatcaggaggttggggcatcccatTTTTCCACcatatctagtgacaggacaaggggtaaaagaatgaaactggaacacaaaaagttccatttcaacataagaaaaacctattttactatgagggagatgaagccctggcacaggctgcccaaggagggtgtggagtctccttccttggaggtcttcaagacccacctggacgcgttcctgtgtcacctgatctaggtggacctgcttctgcaagggggctggactggatgatctctacatatcccttccaaaccctaccattctgtgatacgattctatgatttcagagctgcagaaacagcaaTGTTGCCTGACTGCACTGGGGCAATGACAAACAAGGTTTTCTACATAATATATTATTGAGCTAGAAGAGGGTTAAAACATTTACCTTGCAGTTAAGCTGCTGCACAATTCTAAGTTTAACCTCGTGTGAtgagcttttgcttttttcccatgCCCACTCTAAAGTTCACCACAAGGGGGAGCAGAAACTCTCCAGTTACTACCAGGCTATTAACAGAGAAACCATGACTGTGAAACCACCACCGATGGCTTTCCTGGACCTCCTCATAAACCACTATGGCTTTCCTAAATTTTAGCAAATGGGGTAACATTCAGGAAGACATGCAATTACTTCTAAGCATACGTGCTGTCAGTCCAGCCCAGACATCAAAACCTTTGTTCAAAAAAATTTTAAGTAGGACATCCAAAAAAGGTAGAGCTGTAAGTGCAGACATTGCAAATGTATGCCTTTTTCTAGAGGAGAGACCATCTCCAAATAAAGCAGACTGCAATCACTGCAGATGGAAAACTGTTATAGATGAATATTTATCAATGTAGTTTTTATTAGCCTTACAGAAAGTGTATGTATGTACACATGGACAGTTTTCATATTAATACAATTTTCTACTTTCACAGGAGCTTGCTGAATTACAAGGAGTTATTTTATCCATAATCATTCCTATAGGCTTTTTCTTGGATGCGTAACACCATTCTACGAGCATAAAAATCCCTATATTCCTCAGGTAGTTCTTCAAGTGTTTTCAAGGCCCTGTCCAAGATCTGCATGGCCCTGGAGGCTGCAGTGGGATCTTTATTTCCGTAAGTATCACTCTTATCATAGgactcagcaggaagatgcttcCAAAAGACATTCAGTGCCACTCCAAAATCCTCAGAAATTACATTGTGGAACCACAAAGCTGTAAAAAGAAGATtatctaaaattaaaattactatCTGAAACTTCTATATGACTCTTAAGAAATGTCAGAATTGCCTAAATCTAACTGAAGAAAAGCCTGAATACTGTATTTTTTAGTTACAGGTACTCATCCCTGAATATATTGCATTGTACCAGATTTTGGAAGTTCTTTGAGACATCGATATTGATGTATAACTTGACACAAAAGTTAAATCTGTTGAATTATAAAGAGATACTCCAAGCAAACACTAAGCATGCACAGGATGCAAATAAGACATCTTCTCTCTTTGCCTCACTCTACTCTGAACGCAGATATCTATTTTCATAGATTCAGTCCCTAACCTTGCACAGATTGTCCAAGCATTGATGTAAACCATCAGTGTCAGCAAGGTCACTCATGCAAGTTGCTAGTCTTTTTGTAGTAAGGTCATGAGGCTTTTCAGTTGAATCATCATGGCTGTGTAAGGAAGCAAAGGAATTTTTGCCTCATCtagtacattttaaaaataaattttatatgGTATATTTATCCTATTTCTATTTTAAGCTGAAAGACTGAACACTGCTTACTGCAGATTAATTGCTTGTATGTGCtgaagacacagaaaagctTACTGCCACACACGTTTCCCGaggaacatctttttttctaagcGCTATGCATTCTGGAATGCTGACAAAGCCAGCACCATTCTTCGGACTCAAAAATCCCTATGCTCCCCAGTCATTCTTAGAAGTGCTGAGTGTGTCTCAAGTTTGGACCAGCACACCTGCTGACAAACTCAAATGCCTTTTCCCGATCACCAGAATTTTGTTATCTCAGTCCAGGAAGCAGCTTCATATTTTCCGATTGTGCTGAAAAACGATTATGTCTTGTCTTTCCATTCCCCAGAGGTAATAAATTTCTAGACGGTCCAATAACTCTACCATCCATTATTCTCATCAAATCACGTGCCTCTCAGTTCTTAAAGTGCCAGAGCTAAAGAACAGAAACTTCACTCAAATTCTGTCATTAGAAAACTCAAGTGACTTGAAGCAATTTCAGATTTCACAAGTTAATTTTACAGTGCTAATCTATTAATACACAAAGTGTGAGcttgagggaagaaaagatttGTAGGTAGATATAATAATGGCTTTTTTAGGCTAATTAGTAAAGTTGGAAGTAGGTAAGTTTTGCCAATGTCTTTAGATGCTCCTATTTTTAACACAGGAATGCCTAGAATGTAAGAATGTAAGTTCTTGCCATGCCTAGAAATAAGAAATTGCAAACAAAACTCTTCAAAAAACCACAATGTGGTCAGGAACCATTTGTTACTTACCTGGAATAAATAACACATCTCCTGCTTCCAGAAAACATTGATAGCGCTTGGCTTTCACAAAAAGGGGATATTTCTCTAAGTCTGGGTTATCCACATCCAGCACCTCTGACTTAGTACCTAGGAAAGTTTTCAGAAGTAATGAAGAATCATCTCTAGTCTTCTCAGagtaagaaaatattattacatTGGTGGAAATGGTGGTTCATGAGTCATATTTCATACAGGTTTATTGTTCTGTAACTATTCTAAAACCAGGGAAACCTGATGGCACTGCTCATTTACTGAAGAGACGTTCTGTTCTCTACATTTCTCCTGTAACAGCAAACTTACTAACACTAAAAGACACTTTCCCTGACACTTAAAACACCACTCTGAATCCAGACAGAACACTATACTCCTCCACAGTTAGGTGCTGAAAACAGAATCAGGTAAAGCTGCTGTGCTCCTCTGCAAATTTCCCAGCCTGCCCCACTAAAATGACAGCTTTGACTAAAGCAAACAGGATTAGAGTTAAGGGACCAAACGACTTCTTTTATATCAagctgtgactttttttctaCAGTGCAACACAGCAGCTACAATCACCAGAGTCTGAACTAGATATAAGACATGCCATGCATACCTGATAAATATAAATACGGTGCATCACGAGGACTATACAAAACAACTCGTTTTCTCCCTGTTACTTGGATTAAGAAGTTATCCATTACCTGGAATGAACATAGTATGAGAGATGTCAGCCAAGAGTTAAGAATTAATACATAGCCTGACACTAATATAAAATATCATCAGCTTAATAGAGGGAATTATTAAAACCTTCACATGGTAAGACTTAGCTAAAGGAGCTCCCACACATAGTTAATCGAAAAACCCAAGAATGTGAGATACTTCATCCTCTTAGCTGCATGTTCTTGACAAATAGTATATCTATATAAACACAATATTGCCTTCCAAAAacttttgtcattttctttaaatggaaaTCAAGTTCTTCTCTCTTAAGACACAAAGGCATACCATACTTTAGACTTGTAATCCATCAAAATATAATGCAAAATATATTTGGGATTCTTCTTTTCAGTGTTACCCCTACCTAATTTTACTGACTATTATTGATAAAGGATTCTTCTTCCtaaaaaaaacttttttcttttaaatgtatttattcagAATTACACTGAGCAGCATTAGAAGACAATCTAATTTGGAATCTATTATATTGTACAATTGTACAATTATCAGCAGTTTGGCCattgacataaaaaaaaaaaaaagtaaggtaATCTTGAAGACAAAAATGTTGAATGTTACAACATTAGAAGCATTGAGTTAGacaaaaaacagtaaaatattccATCCACACAAcacctttatttaaaaatcactttacCACTGAATGTGATTCATTTCACAACTTCAAAAGATGTGGTTTGTCATTAACTGATCTTTGTCAGAGTTGCACCCTAGCATCTCAACTGCATAATGCCATCTGCATTTTATGCCAAACACATGTATTACCTACATCATAATGTGTCCATAACTGTAATCCAGCTGAGCTGATGCGGAAGACGCTAGAGAAAAACTGTTCCTTCTCAAAATATTCTGGAATCTGAACATCTTCTGCCAAAATAGGAAACTGCTTTCTAATATCTGCAATATCCTGAGACAAAAAGGACATCACTCTTAGAGAACCATATATGCATATTAAAGTAAGGGAGCACTTCACTATCATTTCCCATTATATGAAACATGGGGTTAGAACTTCAGCATTGGTGAACAGCTAAAAATAATGATGCTTTTTGGTGTTCACCCTTTCAGCACTGACTTGGTCAACAATATTAATAATAGCTACTGAGCTGCTTTGAACTGTGGCTGCTAGAAATCACTCAAAACGCAACAGATCATCAGAAATCCTTTTATGTTTGTTTACAACAAAGTTCAAGAATAGGAGGTGAGGAATGTACTCTTCAGTGATGAGCTAAGCTCTTGCATAACAGCAACTATTTTAGACATTTAGGTTTACTTATTCTGGCCTAAATCTAGTCAGATTCATAGGCTAAGTGACCATAAACAAGTTGTATGCCTGCATTACACAGCCAGCAGATGACAATAGGCTCTTAAAAATACTCCTGAACTGTGACTTTTTAATATGCTCACCTTCCTAACATCTTCACCAACTGATCGCAAATAGTACTTTTCATCCTGAAGGGAATATAAAAAAgtaactattatttttaaaaaatggatcaATTCTCCAACACGTTTAAACAAAGAGTCTGTATTTTCTCATTAATCTAATGTAGGACTTCATTAAAATATGGTACAAATAAGTGGC
Protein-coding sequences here:
- the TYW5 gene encoding tRNA wybutosine-synthesizing protein 5 isoform X2 codes for the protein MEGREPLVVSVARLAGVTREQFLRDIYPQRKPVVLKGMELGTCTTKWTVDYLSKAEGSKEVKIHVSMVPQMDFLSKNFVYRTLPFDAFVQRAAEVKHKEYFLSEDIADIRKQFPILAEDVQIPEYFEKEQFFSSVFRISSAGLQLWTHYDVMDNFLIQVTGRKRVVLYSPRDAPYLYLSGTKSEVLDVDNPDLEKYPLFVKAKRYQCFLEAGDVLFIPALWFHNVISEDFGVALNVFWKHLPAESYDKSDTYGNKDPTAASRAMQILDRALKTLEELPEEYRDFYARRMVLRIQEKAYRNDYG
- the TYW5 gene encoding tRNA wybutosine-synthesizing protein 5 isoform X1; its protein translation is MEGREPLVVSVARLAGVTREQFLRDIYPQRKPVVLKGMELGTCTTKWTVDYLSKAEGSKEVKIHVSMVPQMDFLSKNFVYRTLPFDAFVQRAAEVKHKEYFLSEDEKYYLRSVGEDVRKDIADIRKQFPILAEDVQIPEYFEKEQFFSSVFRISSAGLQLWTHYDVMDNFLIQVTGRKRVVLYSPRDAPYLYLSGTKSEVLDVDNPDLEKYPLFVKAKRYQCFLEAGDVLFIPALWFHNVISEDFGVALNVFWKHLPAESYDKSDTYGNKDPTAASRAMQILDRALKTLEELPEEYRDFYARRMVLRIQEKAYRNDYG
- the TYW5 gene encoding tRNA wybutosine-synthesizing protein 5 isoform X3 translates to MEGREPLVVSVARLAGVTREQFLRDIYPQRKPVVLKGMELGTCTTKWTVDYLSKAEGSKEVKIHVSMVPQMDFLSKNFVYRTLPFDAFVQRAAEVKHKEYFLSEDEKYYLRSVGEDVRKVMDNFLIQVTGRKRVVLYSPRDAPYLYLSGTKSEVLDVDNPDLEKYPLFVKAKRYQCFLEAGDVLFIPALWFHNVISEDFGVALNVFWKHLPAESYDKSDTYGNKDPTAASRAMQILDRALKTLEELPEEYRDFYARRMVLRIQEKAYRNDYG